The following coding sequences lie in one Isoptericola variabilis 225 genomic window:
- a CDS encoding DUF3375 domain-containing protein: protein MVVEGARGPALRRALAEVERAFAAPTLGLLHKAEAPLVVAVLRSVFTPDRRAVATEQLHVEVDDLLAELRAAAGRGEAPVQVPVPDEPARVLCTRWVRERWLVRSLDDDGGERYQVSSYAAEALDVVARTQGTRALVSESRIRTLLVALEDLARDARPDREARMRELRAQIDEAEAELARLEAGGDVEPVAPERLAERYDNLLWLVRELPTDVARVAESISALQREIVARLRQDERATGVVVAEYLDASENLLERTAEGRAFAGAMELLGDARMLDALDERVQAVLSHPFAADLPAERRAALRALRARLVSAIEVVLAAQARASRTVTAQIRHHNPLRDRELDTALREATAAMAEWFPASGRAARVEPLRWFERARLGRLRDSLHDLRPETPPAELEDWAASDDADGPALDDLRAMGGPQHAQIQAHLAALSSGADAEGLTVGEAFSRAPVELRRPVELLGYLELAGAGGLPEDEATSGDVPAHALERVRAVRADGTEREFVLPRTPLSTHQDQEDR from the coding sequence GTGGTCGTCGAGGGGGCACGGGGTCCGGCGCTGCGCCGGGCGCTCGCGGAGGTCGAGCGCGCCTTCGCCGCGCCCACGCTCGGGTTGCTGCACAAGGCCGAGGCGCCGCTCGTCGTCGCCGTGCTCCGGTCGGTCTTCACGCCCGACCGGCGTGCGGTCGCGACCGAGCAGCTGCACGTCGAGGTCGACGACCTGCTCGCCGAGCTCCGTGCCGCGGCCGGGCGCGGCGAGGCACCCGTGCAGGTGCCCGTGCCGGACGAGCCGGCGCGCGTGCTGTGCACCCGGTGGGTGCGCGAGCGCTGGCTCGTGCGCTCGCTCGACGACGACGGCGGCGAGCGCTACCAGGTGAGCAGCTACGCGGCGGAGGCGCTCGACGTCGTCGCGCGCACGCAGGGCACGCGCGCGCTCGTGAGCGAGTCGCGCATCCGCACCCTGCTCGTCGCGCTCGAGGACCTCGCCCGCGACGCCCGGCCCGACCGCGAGGCGCGCATGCGCGAGCTGCGCGCACAGATCGACGAGGCGGAGGCCGAGCTGGCCCGGCTCGAGGCGGGCGGCGACGTCGAGCCCGTCGCGCCGGAGCGCCTCGCCGAGCGGTACGACAACCTGCTGTGGCTCGTGCGCGAGCTGCCGACCGACGTCGCGCGCGTCGCCGAGTCGATCTCGGCGCTCCAGCGCGAGATCGTCGCGCGGCTGCGCCAGGACGAGCGCGCGACCGGCGTCGTCGTCGCCGAGTACCTCGACGCGTCCGAGAACCTGCTCGAGCGGACCGCGGAGGGACGCGCGTTCGCGGGCGCGATGGAGCTCCTCGGCGACGCGCGGATGCTGGACGCGCTCGACGAGCGCGTCCAGGCCGTCCTCTCCCACCCGTTCGCCGCGGATCTCCCGGCCGAGCGCCGCGCCGCGCTGCGGGCGCTGCGCGCCCGGCTCGTGTCGGCCATCGAGGTCGTGCTCGCCGCGCAGGCCCGCGCCTCGCGCACGGTGACCGCGCAGATCCGGCACCACAACCCGCTGCGCGACCGCGAGCTCGACACCGCGCTGCGCGAGGCGACGGCCGCGATGGCCGAGTGGTTCCCGGCGTCGGGCCGGGCCGCGCGCGTCGAGCCGCTGCGCTGGTTCGAGCGGGCCCGCCTCGGCAGGCTGCGGGACTCGCTGCACGACCTGCGCCCCGAGACGCCGCCGGCCGAGCTCGAGGACTGGGCGGCCTCTGACGACGCGGACGGGCCCGCGCTCGACGACCTGCGTGCGATGGGCGGGCCGCAGCACGCGCAGATCCAGGCTCACCTCGCGGCGCTCTCGTCCGGCGCGGACGCCGAGGGACTCACGGTCGGCGAGGCGTTCTCGCGCGCGCCGGTCGAGCTGCGCCGGCCCGTCGAGCTGCTCGGCTACCTCGAGCTCGCGGGCGCCGGCGGCCTGCCCGAGGACGAGGCGACGTCGGGCGACGTCCCCGCGCACGCGCTCGAGCGTGTGCGCGCCGTGCGCGCCGACGGCACCGAGCGCGAGTTCGTGCTGCCGCGCACCCCCCTCAGCACGCACCAGGACCAGGAGGACCGATGA
- the leuS gene encoding leucine--tRNA ligase produces MSTPDAPTDAVAPAAATAPKEPPFRYTPALAEEIEKRWQDRWEERGTFYAANPVGGLTDGEGRTAEGLGAPFFVMDMFPYPSGAGLHVGHPLGYIATDVVGRFRMMCGDNVLHALGYDAFGLPAEQYAVQTGQHPRVTTEQNIATMRRQLRRMGLGHDPRRTFATIDPEYVRWTQWIFLQIFDSWYDPDFVRPDGGTGSARRISELRDELAAGVRPVPGHDGDNAGGAVWAALSEDERRDVLDAQRLAYVDESPVNWCPGLGTVLANEEVTADGRSERGNFPVFQRSLRQWKMRITAYADRLTDDLELIDWPDKVKAMQRNWIGRSTGATIRFDVVGTSDDDAAGAGGQLEVFTTRPDTLFGATFMVVAPEHPLLDEVPHAWPDGTRGSWTGGHRTPAEAVAAYRAQAAAKTAVERQADAGKKTGVFTGHLAVNPVNGETIPVFTADYVLMGYGTGAIMAVPGGDERDFAFAEAYDLPVVHTVEPEGGFPEGFTGAYAGEGRTINSSNDEVSLDGLGVAEAKERIIAWLSERGVGESTTTYRLRDWLFSRQRYWGEPFPIVWDEQDRPHAIPTELLPVDLPDVPDYAPRTFDPDDAQSSPEAPLGRNTDWVEVTLDLGDGPKRYRRDTNTMPNWAGSCWYYLRYLDPTDSTNGDRVVDPELEKYWMGPRHNPTSGPAGGVDLYVGGVEHAVLHLLYARFWHKVLYDLGYVSSLEPFGTLFNQGYIQAYAFTDSRGAYVPAAEVTEEPGPDGEVVYRWNGEVVQREYGKMGKSLKNVVTPDEMYEQYGADTFRVYEMSMGPLDLSRPWETRAVVGSQRFLQRLWRNVVDEETGEVTVTDDEPDAATLRALHRAIADVRTEMEHMRPNTAIAKLITYNNHLTGLDRVPRAAVEPLVLMVAPVAPHIAEELWERLGHETSLAREPFPVADERYLVEDTVTCVVQVKGKVRGRLEVAPSISEEDLTAAALAEPNVVRAIGGAEVRKVIVRAPKLVNIVV; encoded by the coding sequence GTGAGCACGCCAGACGCCCCCACCGACGCCGTGGCCCCCGCGGCCGCCACCGCTCCGAAGGAGCCCCCGTTCCGGTACACCCCGGCGCTCGCCGAGGAGATCGAGAAGCGCTGGCAGGACCGCTGGGAGGAGCGCGGCACGTTCTACGCCGCGAACCCGGTGGGCGGGCTCACCGACGGCGAGGGCCGCACCGCGGAGGGGCTCGGCGCCCCGTTCTTCGTCATGGACATGTTCCCGTACCCCTCGGGCGCGGGCCTGCACGTCGGCCACCCGCTCGGGTACATCGCGACCGACGTCGTCGGCCGCTTCCGCATGATGTGCGGCGACAACGTGCTGCACGCGCTCGGCTACGACGCGTTCGGCCTGCCCGCCGAGCAGTACGCGGTCCAGACGGGCCAGCACCCGCGCGTCACGACGGAGCAGAACATCGCCACCATGCGGCGCCAGCTGCGCCGCATGGGCCTGGGCCACGACCCGCGCCGCACGTTCGCGACCATCGACCCCGAGTACGTCCGCTGGACGCAGTGGATCTTCCTGCAGATCTTCGACTCCTGGTACGACCCGGACTTCGTGCGGCCCGACGGCGGCACGGGCTCCGCGCGGCGGATCTCCGAGCTGCGCGACGAGCTCGCCGCCGGGGTGCGGCCCGTGCCGGGTCACGACGGCGACAACGCCGGCGGCGCCGTCTGGGCCGCGCTGTCCGAGGACGAGCGCCGCGACGTGCTCGACGCGCAGCGCCTCGCCTACGTCGACGAGTCGCCGGTCAACTGGTGCCCGGGCCTCGGCACGGTGCTCGCCAACGAGGAGGTCACGGCCGACGGCCGGTCCGAGCGCGGCAACTTCCCGGTCTTCCAGCGCAGCCTGCGCCAGTGGAAGATGCGCATCACCGCGTACGCCGACCGCCTGACCGACGACCTCGAGCTCATCGACTGGCCCGACAAGGTCAAGGCGATGCAGCGCAACTGGATCGGCCGCTCGACGGGCGCGACCATCCGGTTCGACGTCGTGGGCACCTCGGACGACGACGCCGCGGGCGCGGGCGGGCAGCTCGAGGTCTTCACCACGCGCCCCGACACGCTGTTCGGCGCGACGTTCATGGTCGTGGCGCCCGAGCACCCGCTGCTCGACGAGGTGCCGCACGCGTGGCCCGACGGCACCCGCGGCTCCTGGACCGGCGGGCACCGGACGCCGGCCGAGGCCGTCGCGGCGTACCGCGCGCAGGCCGCCGCCAAGACCGCCGTCGAGCGGCAGGCCGACGCCGGCAAGAAGACCGGCGTGTTCACCGGCCACCTCGCGGTCAACCCGGTCAACGGCGAGACGATCCCCGTCTTCACGGCCGACTACGTGCTCATGGGCTACGGTACGGGCGCGATCATGGCCGTCCCCGGCGGCGACGAGCGCGACTTCGCGTTCGCCGAGGCCTACGACCTGCCCGTCGTCCACACGGTCGAGCCCGAGGGCGGGTTCCCCGAGGGCTTCACCGGCGCGTACGCCGGCGAGGGCCGCACGATCAACTCGTCCAACGACGAGGTGAGCCTCGACGGGCTCGGCGTCGCCGAGGCCAAGGAGCGCATCATCGCCTGGCTCTCCGAGCGCGGCGTCGGCGAGAGCACGACGACGTACCGGCTGCGCGACTGGCTGTTCAGCCGCCAGCGGTACTGGGGCGAGCCGTTCCCCATTGTGTGGGACGAGCAGGACCGCCCGCACGCCATCCCGACGGAGCTGCTGCCGGTCGACCTGCCCGACGTGCCCGACTACGCGCCGCGCACGTTCGACCCCGACGACGCGCAGTCCTCGCCCGAGGCGCCCCTGGGCCGCAACACCGACTGGGTCGAGGTCACGCTCGACCTGGGCGACGGACCCAAGCGGTACCGCCGGGACACCAACACCATGCCGAACTGGGCCGGGTCGTGCTGGTACTACCTGCGCTACCTCGACCCGACGGACTCGACCAACGGGGACCGCGTCGTCGACCCCGAGCTCGAGAAGTACTGGATGGGACCCCGGCACAACCCGACGTCGGGCCCCGCGGGCGGCGTCGACCTGTACGTCGGCGGCGTCGAGCACGCGGTGCTGCACCTGCTCTACGCGCGGTTCTGGCACAAGGTGCTCTACGACCTGGGCTACGTCTCGTCGCTCGAGCCGTTCGGCACGCTGTTCAACCAGGGGTACATCCAGGCGTACGCGTTCACGGACTCCCGCGGCGCGTACGTCCCGGCGGCCGAGGTCACCGAGGAGCCGGGGCCCGACGGCGAGGTCGTCTACCGCTGGAACGGCGAGGTCGTGCAGCGCGAGTACGGCAAGATGGGCAAGTCGCTCAAGAACGTCGTCACGCCCGACGAGATGTACGAGCAGTACGGCGCCGACACGTTCCGCGTCTACGAGATGTCGATGGGCCCGCTCGACCTGTCGCGCCCGTGGGAGACGCGCGCCGTCGTCGGCTCGCAGCGCTTCCTGCAGCGCCTGTGGCGCAACGTCGTCGACGAGGAGACCGGCGAGGTCACCGTGACCGACGACGAGCCGGACGCCGCGACGCTGCGCGCGCTGCACCGCGCGATCGCCGACGTGCGCACCGAGATGGAGCACATGCGGCCCAACACGGCGATCGCCAAGCTCATCACGTACAACAACCACCTCACGGGCCTGGACCGCGTGCCGCGCGCCGCCGTCGAGCCGCTCGTGCTCATGGTCGCGCCCGTCGCGCCGCACATCGCCGAGGAGCTGTGGGAGCGCCTGGGCCACGAGACGTCGCTCGCCCGCGAGCCCTTCCCCGTGGCCGACGAGCGCTACCTCGTCGAGGACACCGTGACCTGCGTGGTGCAGGTCAAGGGCAAGGTGCGCGGGCGCCTCGAGGTCGCGCCGTCGATCTCCGAGGAGGACCTCACGGCCGCGGCGCTCGCCGAGCCGAACGTCGTGCGTGCGATCGGCGGTGCCGAGGTGCGCAAGGTGATCGTGCGCGCGCCCAAGCTCGTCAACATCGTCGTGTGA
- a CDS encoding vitamin K epoxide reductase family protein — protein sequence MTHSTVSGDATRSSEDDLVQVPGPRPLSTRTLGVLLTVLGAIGLAASAWLSVERYLTLLDPDRVATCSINVFLSCGAAMGSWQGSLFGFPNPFLGLATFPVVVTTGVVILTGARLPRWYLNALLAGTALGQLLIFFLMWTSFYVLHKLCPACMVVWTIMWPLLWFQLVHAVQEGRVPVGEGLRRALVGNRGIILVIGYVVAVGWLLLSVGPELVRSF from the coding sequence GTGACGCACAGCACGGTGAGCGGGGACGCGACCCGCTCCTCCGAGGACGACCTCGTCCAGGTTCCCGGGCCCCGGCCCCTGTCCACGCGCACGCTCGGCGTGCTGCTGACCGTGCTCGGCGCGATCGGCCTCGCGGCGTCCGCGTGGCTGTCGGTCGAGCGCTACCTCACCCTGCTCGACCCGGACCGCGTCGCGACGTGCAGCATCAACGTCTTCCTCAGCTGCGGCGCCGCGATGGGCTCGTGGCAGGGGTCGCTGTTCGGCTTCCCCAACCCGTTCCTGGGCCTGGCGACCTTCCCCGTCGTCGTGACGACCGGCGTCGTCATCCTCACGGGCGCACGCCTGCCGCGCTGGTACCTCAACGCCCTGCTCGCCGGCACGGCGCTCGGCCAGCTGCTCATCTTCTTCCTCATGTGGACGAGCTTCTACGTCCTGCACAAGCTGTGCCCGGCCTGCATGGTCGTCTGGACGATCATGTGGCCGCTGCTGTGGTTCCAGCTCGTGCACGCGGTCCAGGAGGGGCGGGTCCCCGTCGGCGAGGGCCTGCGCCGCGCGCTCGTCGGCAACCGCGGGATCATCCTCGTGATCGGCTACGTCGTGGCCGTCGGGTGGCTGCTCCTGAGCGTCGGCCCGGAGCTCGTGCGCTCCTTCTGA
- a CDS encoding MFS transporter yields MTTAAASQPARPAPPTPPAVVGAALFALALGGFTIGTTEFATMGLLPQVGADLGVSDPVVGHAITAYAVGVVVGAPLLTVAAARVSRQRLLLWLMGAYTLANVLSAAAPDVTTLVAGRFLAGLPHGAFFGVGAAVGAAVAGPGRRGHAVAMMMTGLTVANVVGVPVSTAVGQAFGWRVAFLLIGVLGAVTLLGLWRFVPDAGAVDSSVRQEVGALRNGPLWISFGAAAIGFGGLFAVYTYVAPTVTRVTGLAESAVPWVLAVFGVGMTVGTLLGGRLADRHVLRTVIGAFAATAVALAVFALVASTPALAIGALFAVAVTSQVLGLAMQTRLMDLSPAAQSLGAALCHSALNVGNASGAFFGGLVIAAGHGYVAPAWTGVVLTLLGLAIVLATTRRTTTRVRSAVGPGPSDF; encoded by the coding sequence GTGACGACCGCTGCCGCGTCCCAGCCGGCCCGCCCCGCGCCGCCCACCCCGCCCGCCGTCGTCGGCGCCGCGCTGTTCGCCCTCGCCCTGGGCGGGTTCACCATCGGCACCACGGAGTTCGCCACCATGGGGCTCCTGCCGCAGGTGGGCGCCGACCTGGGCGTGAGCGACCCCGTCGTGGGCCACGCGATCACGGCCTACGCGGTCGGTGTCGTCGTCGGCGCGCCGCTGCTCACCGTCGCGGCCGCGCGCGTCTCGCGGCAGCGGCTGCTGCTGTGGCTCATGGGCGCCTACACGCTCGCCAACGTGCTGTCGGCCGCCGCGCCCGACGTCACGACGCTCGTCGCCGGGCGGTTCCTCGCCGGGCTGCCGCACGGCGCGTTCTTCGGCGTCGGGGCGGCCGTGGGCGCCGCGGTCGCGGGACCCGGACGGCGCGGCCACGCCGTCGCGATGATGATGACCGGCCTCACGGTCGCCAACGTCGTCGGCGTGCCCGTCTCCACCGCCGTCGGGCAGGCGTTCGGCTGGCGGGTCGCGTTCCTGCTCATCGGCGTGCTCGGCGCGGTGACGCTGCTCGGCCTGTGGCGCTTCGTGCCCGACGCCGGCGCGGTGGACTCGAGCGTGCGCCAGGAGGTCGGGGCGCTGCGCAACGGGCCGTTGTGGATCAGCTTCGGCGCCGCGGCGATCGGGTTCGGCGGCCTCTTCGCCGTGTACACGTACGTCGCGCCGACCGTCACGCGGGTCACCGGGCTCGCCGAGTCCGCCGTGCCGTGGGTGCTCGCGGTCTTCGGCGTCGGCATGACGGTCGGCACGCTGCTCGGCGGCCGGCTCGCGGACCGGCACGTGCTGCGCACCGTGATCGGGGCGTTCGCGGCCACCGCCGTCGCGCTCGCGGTCTTCGCGCTCGTCGCGTCGACGCCGGCGCTCGCGATCGGGGCGCTGTTCGCGGTCGCGGTGACGTCCCAGGTGCTCGGGCTGGCGATGCAGACGCGGCTCATGGACCTGTCGCCCGCGGCCCAGTCGCTCGGCGCCGCGCTGTGCCACTCGGCGCTCAACGTCGGCAACGCCTCGGGCGCGTTCTTCGGCGGGCTCGTCATCGCCGCCGGTCACGGGTACGTCGCACCCGCGTGGACCGGCGTCGTGCTCACCCTGCTCGGGCTGGCGATCGTCCTGGCCACCACCCGCCGTACCACCACCCGTGTCAGAAGCGCAGTGGGCCCTGGCCCCTCAGATTTCTGA
- a CDS encoding metal-dependent transcriptional regulator: MAAPTPDAPTPGPPDDRPPADRTPDPAELTPVAQDYLKAVWSAQEWSSERVTTGLLADRLGVGPSTVSETVRRLTTQGLLGHEPYGGVWLTDLGRRYALAMVRRHRLLETYLVSELGYGWDEVHDEAEVLEHAVSDLLVERLDARLGRPLRDPHGDPIPTADGRVVRPEAVPLVDLADGTSGVVARISDADPEALRYLADLGLDLDVEVRVTQRREYAGTLGVAFVRDGEQVAVDLGMLAASRIWVVTA; the protein is encoded by the coding sequence GTGGCCGCACCGACCCCTGACGCCCCGACGCCCGGGCCCCCGGACGACCGTCCCCCGGCGGACCGCACCCCGGACCCGGCCGAGCTCACGCCCGTGGCCCAGGACTACCTCAAGGCGGTCTGGTCGGCGCAGGAGTGGTCGTCCGAGCGCGTGACGACGGGCCTGCTCGCCGACCGGCTCGGCGTCGGCCCGTCGACCGTCTCCGAGACGGTGCGACGCCTCACCACGCAGGGGCTGCTCGGCCACGAGCCCTACGGGGGCGTGTGGCTCACCGACCTCGGGCGCCGGTACGCCCTGGCCATGGTCCGCCGCCACCGGCTGCTCGAGACGTACCTGGTCTCCGAGCTCGGGTACGGGTGGGACGAGGTGCACGACGAGGCCGAGGTGCTCGAGCACGCGGTGTCCGACCTGCTCGTCGAGCGGCTCGACGCGCGCCTCGGGCGGCCGCTGCGCGACCCCCACGGCGACCCGATCCCGACCGCGGACGGGCGCGTCGTGCGGCCCGAGGCCGTGCCGCTCGTCGACCTCGCGGACGGCACCTCGGGCGTCGTCGCGCGCATCTCCGACGCCGACCCCGAGGCGCTGCGCTACCTCGCCGACCTCGGGCTCGACCTCGACGTCGAGGTCCGCGTCACGCAGCGCCGGGAGTACGCGGGCACGCTCGGCGTGGCGTTCGTCCGCGACGGCGAGCAGGTCGCCGTCGACCTCGGCATGCTCGCGGCCTCGCGCATCTGGGTCGTGACCGCGTAG
- a CDS encoding metallophosphoesterase yields the protein MSPSQTRARRRHAPPRWVRWTLASIAALVACVGFGVSTATAHLSLGPHEAVYHVTSDGLVVADLGPLGTLEIDSPLPLGLGVEVVVKEIPSDLSAVDQATTLAALTGDLESYLQFFSSPDVTVGTIARALVADAVRRTLLAAGAVVLAGAGLRLLLGPARRRELAGRVAPRTWELTAGTLVVALVAVTASASGVEAPPRGRPASEVFEGTALEGARITGRLAGVIDTYGGQLVGLYEENQRFYEGARVQLVGAWKAWEIREAVRTSREEVGQSPLRPVPPPDDDGTTPDATPAGDDATPADAATDAPAAPTSPTPSPGQTTPAASPDPEDLVTLLVVADLHCNTGMTPLIREVAERAGVDVVLNAGDTTMNGTAVERVCVDSFATTVPAGARMVVADGNHDSPITSAQEAAHGQVILDGDVVEVAGVRILGDRDALETRVGAGTGVAREVTPLQQSEALAEAACADEQGVDLLLVHTATVGTPALESGCVPFQVSGHSHRRAGPEQVGLGIRYVSASTAGATSGQPTVGPLRGTAEMTLLRFDPEARRFVDWQLVEVRPSGEATVYDRRAVPAVEPPAEVPPDDVDGGDEDQGRGPDDEDGEPQVGTDASATPAP from the coding sequence ATGAGCCCGAGCCAGACCCGCGCACGCCGTCGGCACGCCCCGCCCCGCTGGGTCCGGTGGACCCTCGCCTCGATCGCGGCCCTGGTGGCGTGCGTCGGCTTCGGCGTGTCGACCGCGACCGCCCACCTCAGCCTCGGCCCGCACGAGGCCGTCTACCACGTGACGAGCGACGGGCTCGTGGTCGCCGACCTCGGCCCGCTCGGCACGCTCGAGATCGACTCGCCGCTGCCGCTCGGCCTCGGCGTCGAGGTGGTCGTCAAGGAGATCCCGTCCGACCTGTCGGCGGTGGACCAGGCGACGACCCTCGCCGCGCTCACGGGCGACCTCGAGAGCTACCTGCAGTTCTTCTCGAGCCCCGACGTCACGGTGGGGACCATCGCGCGGGCGCTCGTCGCGGACGCGGTGCGCCGCACGCTCCTCGCGGCCGGCGCCGTCGTGCTCGCCGGTGCTGGGCTGCGCCTCCTTCTCGGCCCGGCCCGACGGCGCGAGCTGGCCGGGCGCGTGGCCCCGCGCACGTGGGAGCTCACCGCCGGGACCCTCGTCGTGGCGCTCGTCGCGGTCACCGCCTCCGCGTCCGGCGTCGAGGCGCCGCCGCGCGGCCGGCCCGCGTCCGAGGTGTTCGAGGGCACCGCGCTCGAGGGCGCGCGCATCACCGGCCGCCTCGCGGGCGTCATCGACACCTACGGCGGCCAGCTCGTCGGCCTCTACGAGGAGAACCAGCGCTTCTACGAGGGCGCGCGCGTGCAGCTCGTCGGGGCGTGGAAGGCGTGGGAGATCCGCGAGGCGGTCCGCACCTCCCGCGAGGAGGTCGGTCAGTCGCCGCTGCGGCCCGTCCCGCCGCCCGACGACGACGGCACGACCCCGGACGCGACCCCGGCCGGGGACGACGCGACGCCGGCCGACGCGGCCACCGACGCCCCGGCCGCGCCCACCTCGCCGACCCCGTCGCCCGGGCAGACGACGCCGGCGGCGTCGCCGGACCCCGAGGACCTCGTCACGCTGCTCGTCGTCGCCGACCTGCACTGCAACACGGGCATGACGCCGCTCATCCGCGAGGTCGCCGAGCGAGCCGGCGTCGACGTCGTGCTCAACGCGGGCGACACCACGATGAACGGCACGGCGGTCGAGCGCGTGTGCGTGGACTCGTTCGCGACCACCGTCCCGGCGGGAGCGCGGATGGTCGTCGCGGACGGCAACCACGACTCGCCGATCACGTCGGCGCAGGAGGCGGCGCACGGCCAGGTGATCCTCGACGGCGACGTCGTCGAGGTCGCGGGCGTGCGCATCCTGGGCGACCGCGACGCCCTCGAGACCCGCGTCGGTGCCGGGACGGGCGTCGCGCGCGAGGTCACGCCGCTGCAGCAGTCGGAGGCGCTCGCCGAGGCGGCGTGCGCGGACGAGCAGGGCGTCGACCTGCTCCTCGTGCACACGGCGACGGTCGGCACGCCCGCGCTCGAGTCGGGGTGCGTGCCGTTCCAGGTCTCGGGCCACAGCCACCGGCGCGCCGGCCCGGAGCAGGTGGGGCTCGGCATCCGGTACGTCAGCGCGAGCACCGCGGGCGCGACGTCGGGCCAGCCGACGGTGGGACCGCTGCGCGGCACCGCCGAGATGACGCTGCTGCGGTTCGACCCCGAGGCGCGGCGCTTCGTCGACTGGCAGCTCGTCGAGGTGCGCCCGTCGGGCGAGGCGACGGTGTACGACCGCCGGGCGGTGCCCGCGGTCGAGCCGCCCGCCGAGGTGCCGCCGGACGACGTCGACGGAGGCGACGAGGACCAGGGCCGGGGGCCGGACGACGAGGACGGCGAGCCGCAGGTCGGCACCGACGCCTCCGCGACGCCCGCACCGTAG
- a CDS encoding Ku protein: MRAIWKGAVTFGLVNVPVKLYSATEDHDVPLHQVHDADGGRIRYKRVCELDGEVVPYEHIDRAYDDGEHTVVITKEDLAALPAESNREIEVVEFVPSEQIDPIMYDRTYYLEPDSKSPKAYVLLRRTLEETDRTAVVKFALRQRTRLAALRVRDDVLVLQTLLWADEVREPDFGSLDEDVKVSSTELKMAQQLVTSFESDFTPEEFEDEYQVQLRQLIEAKIEQGEAVDTAETFGAKPEGEEGAEVIDLMEALKRSVASAKGGGKDTKGSDGAKGSGGSAESGGTAKGTGRTSTSKSTSKGKSGGSRSRSGSAKDTKERVAR, translated from the coding sequence ATGAGGGCGATCTGGAAGGGCGCGGTGACCTTCGGTCTCGTCAACGTCCCGGTGAAGCTGTACAGCGCGACGGAGGACCACGACGTCCCGCTGCACCAGGTGCACGACGCCGACGGCGGGCGCATCCGGTACAAGCGGGTGTGCGAGCTCGACGGCGAGGTGGTGCCGTACGAGCACATCGACCGGGCGTACGACGACGGCGAGCACACGGTGGTCATCACCAAGGAGGACCTCGCGGCCCTGCCGGCCGAGAGCAACCGCGAGATCGAGGTCGTGGAGTTCGTGCCGAGCGAGCAGATCGACCCGATCATGTACGACCGCACGTACTACCTCGAGCCCGACAGCAAGAGCCCCAAGGCCTACGTGCTGCTGCGCCGCACGCTCGAGGAGACCGACCGGACCGCCGTCGTGAAGTTCGCGCTGCGCCAGCGCACGCGGCTCGCGGCGCTGCGCGTGCGCGACGACGTGCTCGTGCTGCAGACGCTGCTGTGGGCCGACGAGGTCCGCGAGCCCGACTTCGGGTCGCTCGACGAGGACGTCAAGGTCTCGAGCACCGAGCTCAAGATGGCCCAGCAGCTCGTCACGAGCTTCGAGTCCGACTTCACGCCCGAGGAGTTCGAGGACGAGTACCAGGTGCAGCTCCGTCAGCTCATCGAGGCCAAGATCGAGCAGGGCGAGGCCGTGGACACCGCCGAGACGTTCGGCGCCAAGCCCGAGGGCGAGGAGGGCGCCGAGGTCATCGACCTCATGGAGGCGCTCAAGCGCAGCGTCGCGAGCGCCAAGGGCGGCGGCAAGGACACCAAGGGGTCCGACGGCGCCAAGGGCTCCGGCGGCTCCGCCGAGTCGGGCGGCACGGCGAAGGGGACCGGCCGCACGAGCACGAGCAAGAGCACGAGCAAGGGCAAGAGCGGCGGCTCGCGCTCGAGGTCCGGTTCCGCGAAGGACACGAAGGAGCGGGTCGCGCGGTGA
- a CDS encoding gamma carbonic anhydrase family protein: protein MATVLPFDGHTPEIDPTAWVAPTATLVGRVRVGPHASVFYGAVLRGDMDEITLGEGSNVQDNCVVHTDEGVPTRIGAGVGVGHGAIVHGATVEDGCLVGMGATLLNGSIVRTGAFVAAGALVREGQEIPAGHLAAGVPATVRGELDAAMAARVAENAVAYRRLAARHRDSVG from the coding sequence ATGGCGACGGTGCTCCCCTTCGACGGCCACACCCCCGAGATCGACCCGACGGCGTGGGTCGCCCCGACGGCGACGCTCGTCGGACGAGTCCGGGTCGGCCCGCACGCGTCCGTGTTCTACGGCGCGGTGCTGCGCGGCGACATGGACGAGATCACGCTCGGCGAGGGCAGCAACGTGCAGGACAACTGCGTCGTGCACACGGACGAGGGCGTGCCGACACGCATCGGCGCGGGCGTCGGCGTCGGCCACGGCGCGATCGTGCACGGGGCCACGGTCGAGGATGGCTGCCTCGTCGGCATGGGGGCGACGCTGCTCAACGGCTCGATCGTGCGGACGGGCGCGTTCGTCGCTGCGGGCGCCCTGGTGCGCGAGGGGCAGGAGATCCCCGCCGGGCACCTCGCCGCGGGCGTCCCCGCGACGGTCCGCGGCGAGCTCGACGCGGCCATGGCCGCGCGCGTCGCGGAGAACGCCGTCGCCTACCGGCGGCTCGCGGCCCGGCACCGCGACTCGGTGGGCTGA
- a CDS encoding SCO4848 family membrane protein encodes MSLPLGWSVLLLVVAAWNLLVWPRFFRRVAADPRARDDAGRRTRFYTVHAVLIGVSLALAVAVGVLGVLTLT; translated from the coding sequence GTGAGCCTGCCCCTCGGCTGGTCCGTCCTGCTGCTCGTCGTCGCCGCCTGGAACCTGCTCGTCTGGCCGCGGTTCTTCCGGCGCGTCGCGGCGGACCCGCGCGCCCGCGACGACGCCGGCCGGCGCACCCGCTTCTACACCGTGCACGCGGTCCTGATCGGGGTGTCGCTCGCGCTCGCGGTCGCCGTCGGCGTGCTCGGCGTCCTCACGCTGACCTGA